A part of Deltaproteobacteria bacterium genomic DNA contains:
- a CDS encoding PilZ domain-containing protein, which yields MNDQRISPRKNLRTRVIFLDEFGDDFIYFLSTDLSISGIFIESPISFQTGTKVLLKFSLYEGDKPIFVTGEIARFMGERRGRGRRPKKRRPVGIGIRFMGLQPEDLRRIESFIHS from the coding sequence ATGAACGACCAGCGCATCTCGCCACGCAAGAATTTGAGGACCCGCGTGATTTTTTTGGACGAGTTCGGGGACGACTTCATCTATTTCCTTTCCACCGACTTGAGCATTTCGGGCATTTTCATCGAATCGCCCATCTCTTTTCAAACCGGCACTAAGGTCCTTCTTAAATTTTCGTTGTACGAAGGGGACAAGCCCATCTTTGTGACCGGCGAGATCGCCCGCTTTATGGGGGAGCGCAGGGGGCGCGGCCGCAGGCCAAAAAAGAGGCGGCCGGTCGGGATCGGCATCCGGTTTATGGGATTACAGCCGGAGGATTTGAGGAGGATAGAAAGTTTCATCCATTCGTAA